The following are encoded together in the Juglans microcarpa x Juglans regia isolate MS1-56 chromosome 2D, Jm3101_v1.0, whole genome shotgun sequence genome:
- the LOC121248763 gene encoding nuclear transcription factor Y subunit B-3, with protein sequence MEDESHGNELDGGGSPESPCLKRSTSNINKEQDRFLPIANVGRIMKKVIPANGKISKDAKETVQECVSEFISFVTGEASDKCQREKRKTINGDDIIWAITTLGFEDYVSPLKTYLQKYRDIEGEKLSNIPKQQRLQQQQHKQEQNIPYDDDTHVYGLDKNDNRTVYSSISDLMSQPPFVATDQPFSLHFSPSSVQKQLLPQDQINDHWGIGN encoded by the coding sequence ATGGAAGATGAGAGCCATGGAAATGAGCTCGATGGAGGAGGAAGCCCAGAAAGCCCATGTCTAAAGCGAAGCACTAGCAACATTAACAAAGAACAAGATCGTTTCCTTCCTATAGCAAATGTAGGTAGGATCATGAAGAAAGTGATTCCGGCCAACGGAAAAATATCGAAGGATGCAAAAGAGACAGTCCAGGAATGTGTTTCCGAGTTCATTAGCTTTGTCACCGGCGAAGCATCCGATAAATGCCAAAGAGAAAAGAGGAAGACAATCAATGGCGACGATATCATATGGGCTATCACAACCCTAGGGTTTGAGGACTACGTGAGCCCCCTCAAAACGTACCTCCAAAAATATAGAGACATTGAAGGAGAGAAGCTTAGCAATATTCCAAAGCAGCAAAGgctacaacaacaacaacacaaACAAGAACAAAATATACCGTACGATGATGATACTCATGTATATGGCCTAGACAAGAACGATAATAGAACAGTATATTCTTCCATAAGTGATCTTATGTCTCAGCCGCCTTTCGTGGCCACCGATCAGCCATTCTCATTGCATTTCTCCCCAAGTTCAGTTCAAAAACAATTACTGCCACAAGACCAGATTAATGATCATTGGGGCATTGGTAATTAA
- the LOC121249821 gene encoding probable methyltransferase PMT26: MALGKYARVDNRRSSSSYCSMVSIVIFVAFCLVGVWMMTSSSVVPVQNVDAPQENKDEVKEQVSESNGGNTRQFEDNPGDLPEDATKGDINVNSESNSNTEETQEEKPEEKPEERPEENQEEKTEERLEENPDANEDTKSDDGSNTEAGDGERRTDDEEPNSDGGEAKTDGGDGSEQEDGAGEKKSDSNENENKSENSDETEDGEKVGGQVEEKVEQNEKKESDENSSEKKENDQPQNQSLNEVFPSGAQSEILNESTTQSGAWSTQATESKNEKDFQKSSAQQTSYDWKLCNVTAGHDYIPCLDNWQAIRSLRSTKHYEHRERQCPEEAPTCLVSLPEGYRRPIEWPNSREKIWYHNVPHIKLAQVKGHQNWVKVTGEYLTFPGGGTQFKHGALHYIDFIQDSVPDVAWGKRSRVILDVGCGVASFGGYLFDRNVLAMSFAPKDEHEAQVQFALERGIPAISAVMGTKRLPFPDRVFDIVHCARCRVPWHIEGGKLLLELNRLLRPGGFFVWSATPVYQKLPEDVGIWNDMKELTKAMCWELVSISNDTVDRVGAAVFKKPTSNECYEKRSQSEPPICPESDDPDAAWNVPLQACMHKVPADASERGSQWPEQWPARLEKPPYWLLSSQVGVYGKPAPEDFTADYEHWKRVVTKSYLNGLGINWSNVRNVMDMRSVYGGFAAALKDLNIWVMNVVSIDSPDTLPIIYERGLFGIYHDWCQSFSTYPRSYDLLHADHLFSKIKQRCKLVAVVVEVDRILRPEGKLIVRDNVETINELENMLKSMHWEVRLTYSKDNEGLLCVQKSMWRPNESETIKYAIA, translated from the exons ATGGCGTTAGGGAAATATGCTCGAGTAGACAACAGAAGATCATCGTCGTCCTACTGCTCGATGGTGTCTATTGTCATTTTTGTGGCGTTTTGTTTAGTTGGGGTTTGGATGATGACATCATCCTCTGTTGTTCCTGTTCAAAATGTGGATGCTCCTCAGGAGAATAAGGATGAGGTGAAGGAACAAGTGAGTGAGAGCAATGGTGGTAATACTCGGCAATTTGAGGATAATCCGGGCGATTTGCCCGAGGATGCGACTAAAGGAGACATTAATGTAAATTCTGAGAGCAACTCTAACACGGAAGAAACCCAAGAAGAGAAGCCGGAAGAGAAGCCTGAGGAAAGACCTGAAGAGAATCAGGAGGAAAAGACTGAAGAGAGGCTGGAGGAAAATCCTGATGCAAATGAAGATACCAAGTCAGATGATGGATCAAATACTGAAGCAGGAGATGGAGAAAGAAGAACAGATGATGAAGAACCAAATTCAGATGGTGGGGAGGCAAAAACTGATGGAGGTGATGGTTCTGAGCAAGAAGATGGTGCGGGTGAGAAAAAGTCTGATTcgaatgagaatgagaataaaTCAGAGAACTCGGATGAAACCGAGGATGGAGAAAAGGTGGGTGGTCAGGTAGAGGAGAAGGTGGAGCAAAATGAGAAGAAGGAATCGGATGAAAACTCCAgcgagaaaaaggaaaatgatcagCCCCAAAACCAGAGTTTAAACGAGGTATTTCCTTCTGGTGCTCAATCAGAGATTTTGAATGAATCTACCACCCAAAGTGGGGCTTGGTCAACTCAAGCGACAGAGTCAAAGAATGAGAAAGACTTTCAAAAATCTTCCGCGCAACAGACCAGCTATGATTGGAAACTTTGCAATGTCACTGCTGGGCATGATTACATCCCATGCCTTGACAATTGGCAAGCAATTAGAAGTCTTAGAAGTACTAAGCATTATGAGCATCGAGAGAGGCAGTGTCCTGAGGAAGCCCCCACTTGCCTTGTTTCTCTTCCTGAAGGATATAGGCGCCCAATTGAGTGGCCTAATAGCAGGGAAAAG ATCTGGTACCATAATGTTCCCCACATCAAGCTTGCACAAGTTAAGGGGCATCAGAATTGGGTGAAAGTTACTGGTGAATATCTCACTTTTCCCGGTGGTGGAACCCAATTTAAGCATGGTGCTCTTCATTACATTGACTTCATACAGGAT TCTGTGCCTGATGTTGCCTGGGGAAAACGCTCCCGTGTTATATTGGATGTTGGATGTGGAGTTGCTAGCTTTGGAGGTTATCTATTTGATAGAAATGTGCTTGCTATGTCATTTGCCCCAAAGGATGAGCATGAAGCCCAAGTGCAATTTGCACTTGAAAGGGGAATTCCCGCAATATCTGCTGTAATGGGCACAAAGAGACTTCCATTTCCTGACCGAGTTTTTGATATTGTCCATTGTGCACGCTGTAGAGTTCCATGGCACATAGAAG GTGGTAAACTTCTTTTGGAGCTGAATCGTCTGTTGCGTCCTGGTGGTTTCTTTGTCTGGTCTGCTACTCCAGTATATCAGAAGCTTCCTGAAGATGTTGGAATATGGAATG ATATGAAGGAATTAACAAAAGCAATGTGCTGGGAACTAGTTTCGATCAGCAATGATACAGTAGATCGAGTCGGTGCAGCTGTATTTAAGAAGCCTACTTCTAATGAGTGCTATGAGAAAAGATCACAAAGTGAGCCTCCTATCTGCCCAGAGTCCGATGATCCTGATGCAGCCTG GAATGTGCCATTGCAAGCGTGCATGCACAAAGTGCCTGCAGATGCATCAGAACGTGGGTCTCAATGGCCAGAGCAATGGCCAGCTAGGTTGGAAAAACCACCTTACTGGTTATTGAGTTCCCAGGTTGGAGTTTATGGTAAACCTGCTCCCGAGGATTTCACTGCTGACTATGAGCACTGGAAACGAGTGGTGACCAAATCATATCTTAACGGGTTGGGGATTAACTGGTCAAATGTGAGGAATGTCATGGACATGAGATCTGTGTATGGAGG ATTTGCTGCAGCTTTGAAAGATTTAAACATTTGGGTCATGAATGTAGTCTCGATAGACTCCCCAGATACCCTACCCATAATTTATGAACGAGGTCTATTTGGTATATATCACGATTGGTGCCAATCATTTAGCACGTACCCTAGGTCCTATGATCTTCTCCATGCAGACCATCTGTTCTCCAAGATTAAACAGAG GTGTAAGTTAGTTGCGGTAGTTGTGGAGGTCGATCGGATCCTCAGGCCAGAGGGGAAGCTTATTGTTCGTGACAATGTTGAGACCATTAATGAGCTTGAGAACATGCTGAAGTCTATGCATTGGGAGGTCCGTTTGACATACTCTAAGGACAACGAGGGATTGTTGTGTGTTCAGAAGTCCATGTGGCGACCTAACGAATCAGAGACAATCAAGTATGCAATCGCTTAA